ACCGACGACGGCACCGCGATCAACACCATGTGGGGCGAACTCGCCTGGCAGTTGGGCGGCGCCGAGGGATTCGCGATGGTCGCACGGTACGACGCGAAGTCCGCGCCGCCGCCCACCAGCGACCTCGCGGCCCTGTTCGAGAAGTTCGGCCCGTGCGTCATCCTGATCGACGAATGGGTCGCCTACCTGCGCCAGTTGTGGTCACGAGACGACACCACGCCGGCGGGCACGTTCGACACCCACATGACGTTCGTGCAGTCCCTCACCGAAGCCATCAAGGCCGTCAAGAACGCCCTCCTAGTGGTGTCACTGCCCGCGTCGGACGTGGTCCGGGACATGCACATGGCGGACGCCCCCATCGCGAACGAGCACGAGATCGGCGGCACGGCCGGGCTCGAAGCGCTGCGCCACCTCCGGTCGGTTATTCACCGGGTGGAGACCGCTTGGCAGCCCGCCTCAGTGGAGGAGTCGTTCGAGATCGTGCGGCGGCGCATCTTCAAACCGTTCACCAGCCAGGAGACCGCCTCGCGTGACCTGGTGGTCAGCAAGTTCCTCGACCACTACCTCAAGCACGTCGCCGACCTGCCCAACGAGGTCATGCGGCCCGGCTACCGGTCCTCAATGAAGGCTGCGTACCCGATCCACCCCGAGTTGTTCGACCGGCTCTACCAGGATTGGTCCACGCTGGAACGGTTCCAGCGGACCCGTGGTGTCCTGCGGCTCATGGCGACCGTGGTGCACGCCCTGTGGACCAGCGGCGACAAGTCCCCGATGATCCTTCCGGCGTCCATCCCGATGGACAACCAGAAGGTGTTCGAGGAGATCACCAACCACCTCGACGACACGTGGAAGCCCATCGTGGATGCCGACATCGCCGGTGACTCCTCAGCCGCCTCGACCATCGACAACGAGATCAAGATCCTTGGTCGGTCGATGGCCGCCAAGCGTGTCGCCCGCTGCGTGTTCCTCGGTACTGCGCCTATGGCGAATCGTCGCTCGCGTGACGGGTCGCAAGCCACCATCCGAGGCATCGAGCAGAAGCGTGTCGTGCTCGGAGCGACCTACCCCGGCGATAACCCCTCCCACGTCGCTGACGCGCTGCGTCGCCTCGGCGACCAGGGCAAGTACATGAACCGGGACCAAGACCGGTACTGGCTGAGCCTGCAGCAGACCGTCTCCCAGATCGTCCAGGAGCGCGCCGACGCCTACCACGAGGACCAGGTCTTCGACGAACTCGCCGCCGTCGTGCGCGCCGAGACCGACAAGGGCCTCTTCGCCCGGGTCCACCGCTACCCCGCAAGCAGTATCGACGTGGAAGACGACCCCGGCGTCGGCCTGGTCATCTTCGGCCCCAACCGCGCCTTCTCCAAGCGCTCCAAGTCGACAGCCGAAGCAGCCGCGAGGGAGTTCCTGAACAAACGCGGCACCAACGCCCGCATCCACAAGAACAGCCTGGTATTCCTCGCCCCCGAGGTCGACCGGGTCGGCGTCATGCTCAACGCTGTCCGCAACCGGATGGCATGGGAATACATCCTCGACAACAAGGGCTCCCTCAACCTCGACCAACACAACATCAAGTTGGCCACCAGCCGGGTCACCCAAGCCCAGCAGACCGTAAAGGACGCCATCAAGGAGGCGTACCGCTGGATCCTCGTGCCGCACCAGGAGCCCGGCAAGCCCGAGATCGAACTCGAGGCGATCCTCATGAACGGGGACGGCACCCTCGCCGAGCGGGTCACCAAGAAGGCACGAGCAGGCGAGTTCGTCGTCGAGCGGTTCTCCCCGTCGCTACTGCGCATGGAGATCAACCGGCTCAACCTGTGGAACGACAAGTCCTCCATCCCCGTGGGTACGGTGGCTGGCTACTTCAGTCAGTACGTGTACATGCCCAAGGTCGTCGACCCTAAGGTCGTCATCGACTGCGTGTGGATCCTCGACGAAGTGCTGCACGCCGAGATCGATGGGTTTGCCTACGCCGACGCGTACGAGCACGGTCGCTACGTCGGCCTCACGTTGAAGAAACCCACCGACGTTCGACCCGGTGGTCTCATCGTGGACCCCAAGGTCGCCCGGGAACAGATCGATGCCGACGCCGCGGCAGCCAAGGCCGCAGAAGAAGGCGGCAGCGGCGCAGCATCCGGCAGCACTACCGGTACCGGTACCGACGGCGCCGAACGAGGCGGCCCGGTCAAGATCACACCGTCCGGAAAGCCCACCACCCGCGGCGGCGGGGGCGTCACCACAGCCCCCAAGGTTCCCACCCGGTTCCACGCCACGAAGGAACTCACCTCCGCTCGCGTGGTCCGCGACGTATCTGGCATCTACGAAGAAATCATCTCCCACTTCGTCTCGGCAGGCGTCGACGTCCAGGTCACCCTCGATATCGAGTCGGACCAGTTGGACCGCCTCACCAACGACCAGCGCGCTGCCATTCGCGAGAATCTCAAGACCCTCGGATTCGGCGATGACGGCTGGTCAATGGACTGAACAACGCAGGCGGACCTCGTCCGACTGCGGAATCGGGTGGTGGCCACGTACAACGCGGCAGGCAATGTCTTGTGGCCACCAGATCCCGCGGTCCGCGAGATACAGGGCTGCGGGAACGGACATTGGCTACCAGTGGGCTGGCAGGCTGCTCGCCCATCATCGTAAGCCGGAAGGCGCCACTAGGCCGTGTGTCGAAGTCGGTTACAGCCATTCGTTGATGGTGGCGAGGTGGATGGTGGCTTCGTAGCGGACGGCGAGTTTGTCGTATCTGGTGGCCACGGCGCGGTGGCGTTTGAGGCGGTTGATGCCGCACTCGACGGCGTGACGCTGCTTGTAGATGTTGGGGTCGAAGGCTGGGGGCCGTCCGCCTTTGGAGCCCTTGGCTCGCCGGTGGGCGTCCTGGTCGGTCTTGCTCGGGATGGTCGCGGCGATGCCGCGTCGGCGTAGGTAGGCCCGGTTGGCCTTCGAGGTGTACGCCTTGTCGGCCAGGACCCGGTCAGGACGGGTCCTGGGGCGTCCGCCGGCCGGGCGGGGTACGCGGATAGCGGCCAGGACCGGGACGAACTGCGGGCTGTCGCCGCGCTGCCCGGCGGTCAACACGATCGCGAGGGGTTTCTGTCCCTGCTCACATGCCAGATGCAGCTTCGTGGTCAACCCGCCACGAGAACGACCCAGGGCGTGATCGTCCGGCTCAGTGCTGACGCCGCCGGGTGGTTCAGCCTGCAGCGCCCCCTTTTCCTCGCGCCGGCGGCGTGCTGGTGGGCTCGGGCGGTGGTCGAGTCCACCGACACGTCCCAGGTGATTCGGCCGGCGGCGTCCGCCCGAGCCTGTAACGCGGTGAGGATCTGTTGCCAGGTCCCGTTGCGCTGCCAGCGCCGGAACAGGCGTACACCGCCGGCCAGGACCCGTACTGGGGTGGCACGTCCCGCCACGGGGCGCCGACCCGAATCCGCCACCGGATCCCGTCGATCAACTGCCGTCTACTCCACAACGACGGTCGACCCGGCCGCTTCGGCGCTGGCAGCAGCGGCTTCAGCACCGCCCAGTGGGCGTCGGTCAGGTCGAACCGTCTCGTCACCGCTAGGGTGTCCACGAGGTCTCCGGTTTCAGGTTCTGCTTGGTCGCTGAACCATCTACCGGAGACCTCGCTACATCACGACCACCGACACGCGAAGATCCTCACGCCAGATCAAGCCCTGGCACCGACTTCGACACACGGCCTAGCCTTGCGCGACACGGCTGCTGTCGGGACCGTCGTCGCTGATCGTCAACATGCGCAGGCAGGAGGAAACCTTGTGCAAGGTGCCACCGATCGAGATCGCGGGCAGGACCGTGTCAGACCCGCTCGGCGTGGTGGCCGACTATTGCCGTCGGCACGCGGATACGCTGCGGCGCTACGACTGGCTCGCTGGTACCACCGACACCCTTACTGTCGAGCAGGTGGCCGCCACCCGGCGGGTTAACAGCCGCATCAGCAGGGCCGAGGAACGGTGACTCCTCGACCAGGCGGTGGATGCCTCTTGGGCGAAGGTCTCAGCGAAGGCGCTGTTACGCGACGCCAACCCTTTGGTCCGCGGCGGCCTCTACGACGACGCGGACGCCCTGTACCGCCACTTCCACCGAGCTCGGCCGACCGGCGTCAACCACGCGAAGATCAGAAAGTGCCTCTATCTGATGCGGCCCGGGCTGATCCCGGTGCTCGATTCACGGCTGCTGCGGCTGTACGGGGAGCCGGCTCGCGCCGCGGCACGGGACCTCACCGGCACCTACAGGCGCACCTACTGGGCGGCGATTCGTAACGACCTGCTTCGCAACGGCGACGCCTGGGATCTGCTGCGCGCCGGGATGCGCTGCGTCGACCCCGACGGCGGGATCGTCGCCGAGGCGGCGGACGGGCTCAGCGACCTGCGGCTACTCGACATCCTGGCCTGGCGTATGGCCGCGACACATCACCCCGACGGCCCCGGGCAGAGTAAGTCCGCCTGACAATCAGCAGAGCGGTTGTGCAACGTGGAACCCGAAGGTCCGCTTCGCCGGACATGATGTCCGTCGACCCGTCCGCTGACCGGCACAGACGGCAGCGGCAGTTCAGCGAGTGGGCCGCCCAGCATGCGGGCCGCATGGACCGGACGTCACCCGTCGGCCCGGGATGTCGTCGTCACCCGTGCGGATGCCGTACCGCAGCAGCGCCGCCGCGTAGATGGCCGATGGCAGGGTTCGCACACCGAAGCCGGCCCGCCGGCCGATCACACCCTCGGTGTCGTCCCCGTGTAGCAGCGCAGCGATCACCTTCCGCTCGTTGCCGTCAAACCTGCGCGGCGGGGCGCTCACCGCGCAGCCCACGCCGCTGCGCCTCCTGATGACACCACGGCACGATTAGCAGGTACCGCGCCCGGGTCTGCAGCACCGAGGTCCCTGGAAACAGCAGGTCACTGAACGCGTCGCGGACCTGGCCAAGGCCCAACTCGTCCCGGCTCTCCGCGTTGCTGAACAGCTTGAGCAGCTCACGCATCCGGTTCTGGTCGTCGCGGGAACTGTCCAGCCAGCTCAATCCCGAGGCCATCAATCCCCTCCGCTCATCCCTTCTGCACCATCGATGAGGTCGCTGAGCGGACCGGTGGGCAGAGCGATCCAGCCCTCGACACGCGCGACCGTCCGCTGCTCGTCACTCGGCTGGACTGCCTTGCCGATCGCCGCAGCGCGCGCGTTCAAGGCCGCGATCACCGAGTCGAACGCGTCATGGCTGCGCCGACACAGCCCCTCAAACGCACCCAACTCCAGCCAGGGCGCGGCCTCGCGAAGCGCAGTAACCAAATCAGCATGCTGCACGTTCTGACCCCGGCCCTTGTAACCGCGGTACGCCAATCCCCAGCGGCACAGGGCCGCGGCCGGGTACACCTCTACAATCCTGCCGCCGCCGCAACGGTCGACGTTGTGTCCGGCGGCAGCGAGCATCGCCAGCAATCCGACGCAACGGAAGGCAGCGTGAGCGATGCGGTCCGCGGCCACACTGAGTGGGATGATGCTGGTCTCCTCGCGGACCACCTCGTCGGTCAGCCGGTAAGCCAGGTGACGCCGCCACTGGGCGCCGTCGGCATCGGTATCGGTGACGTGGCCGAATCGATGGGCCTGCACGAGCGCGACGAAAGGCTCCGGCCAGCCGAGGGGGCAGTCCAGTCCGACCTTGTCAGCGTGCTCACTGGCCTCGACGATGCGGGCGTCGCTGACGTCGAGGACCAGGTCCCGCACTATGGCGCGGTCCGGCAGCCATTCGACCGCGGCCATCGCCGTACGCATGTTGGCCGCTGCGAGGTCGACGCCGAGGGTCAGCACCGCACCACTCTAGGTGTCGTGAGCTCGGTAAGACATGGCTCGACCGACGGTCGTTAGCTGACGTTCAGCTGTATCCGGATCCGATGCGCTGAGCCAGGGGTGGGTGCGGTTCGGCGGCGTCGTCCACGCCGCGACCTTCCACAGCACACCGATACTTGTTCGTCCACTGGGTGGAACGGCCGATTGCGGTGCACCCGGCTCGCTTTTCGCGGTCAGGCGGCTGCCCTTCGACGTGGCCGGGCCCTTATGGTGGCGGCCAAGTCAGCGCCGGTTGCAGCCAGATCGATGGGCGTGCCGGCGAGTTGATTGGCCAGCTCATCGATGCGATATCGCAGCAGCCGCTGATATCGAACGGCGTAGACGGCGACATGAGTGACGCGGTGGCCATCGTGATGGGCGAGCAGGGCGTACGTCAGGATCTGACGGATCAGCTCGTCAAGGTAGCGGTCTTCGTCGAGTCGACCGCTCTTCACCTCCAGCACGGTGGTGCCAAGGAGGAAGTCGGCGTGGCGGCGTCCGTCGAGCAGGGACAGCTGCGCGGTCGCCGGCCCGTAGGAGCGGAAAGCGCTGTGGAAGCCACTGGAGTAGCTGGCCCAGACGGTACGGAATACACGCCTCGTGTGATACGTCTCCTTGATACGACCGCTGAGCAAACGTGGGTATTGCTCAAGGAGATGCTGCACGACGTCTTTGGAGTCTGAGCAATTACGGTCGAGGTCGTTGAGCAAGTTCCGGACGTGAGCGAGCCGACTGGCCACGGTGAAGATGCGCGCTGGCTGCAGCGCTGAGCCGCTACGGCGCCAGACGTCGTATGCCGTGGTGGCGTTGCTGGTGGGCCCGTAGCCGGCCATGTTGAGCAATTGGGCCGCAAGGTCGTGATCAAGGCAGTGGAGCAGGCGAAGGTACGGGCTCTGATCGCACAAGGCCAGACCAATCGCGAGTTCCACAACGTGGCCGAAGAACGACTTGTTCGGCGGGTCGATCAGCAGAACTGGACAGCGGCAAAGACCCGCCGCAATCTCGGCGCGCAGAACATGCTGGTACGGAAACGTCTCGGCCAGCAAGGCGCCGACGGGATCCTGCGAGACGCCGTCGGATCCGGCGAGCATGGTGGTACCCCTCTCACGGCGGGAGTGACGACCACGGGTGCGGCAGCGTGGGGTAGGGAACGCGCGAAACAGGCGGCCCGTCCAGATAGGCGGAACGTCCTCAGTAACCAGATGGGTAGAGCCGCAAGCGGTCTGTAGCCCTCGGCGTTCACGCCGCGATGTGGGCTCCGCGAGAGGAAGCGGCAAGCAAGGGAGACGGATAGACCGGCGTCCCGACTCCTGCACCGTACGACGGACACGAGCGACGCACCAGGACCTCTACGCCCACCGCTCTGAGTAGCATGGCCGGCCAAGCACCGGTTCCGCTCAGCTGGCTTATGGTCGTCCGGGACGCGGTATGCGGGTGCTCGCCGGGTGCTCGCGCGCCGTGGACGACGGGCATCCGGTGGCACACGGCGGCCCACAGGCAATCGACTGGTAGGGGGATGTGGGACTGCCAGCGCCGTGCGGGACCGATGAGCGCGGCATCGACGGGGCTCTTAATCCGCGGGTTCGGGGTTCGAGTCCCTGGCGGCGCACCAACGATCAAGGCCCTGACCTGGTGATTCACACCAGGCCGGGGCCTTTTCGTGTACGTCGGTGGTGGGTGGTCGCTCGCCGGGTGCTCGGGAGCAGTTGGACCAGGCTGGACTGGCAGCCGCGTAGGTCGGCGACCGCCGGTCAGGTCATCGGACGTTGTCGTCTTGAGAATCAGCCCGTCGGATGATGAAAGACAGTCGCCTCGATAGACCGCGCCAAGCTTGGTCACGGCGTCCTCGAAGGCTCCGGGGCCCGTCCTTAGCTGACT
The nucleotide sequence above comes from Plantactinospora soyae. Encoded proteins:
- a CDS encoding DUF6361 family protein codes for the protein MASGLSWLDSSRDDQNRMRELLKLFSNAESRDELGLGQVRDAFSDLLFPGTSVLQTRARYLLIVPWCHQEAQRRGLRGERPAAQV
- a CDS encoding DUF499 domain-containing protein, which gives rise to MGRVLDLVADGLGPWMIERLEAKYGAGWADEVVRAAGHTNRDTTPNASDPAYLFWVFDKQWHSLKDHGLSFEDKRAVSALWDARKEWAHGKPISSERTERVLMDGEHLLRSIGAVKQADDVDEMRREFRRVMFEEDQKRLQRAKEKSLSVQVDSTGLPAWRDVVEPHDDVARGSFQLAQFAADLRQVHAGVAGPEYGDPSEFFGRTYLTRGLRYLLEQAVQRMTGVGGEPVIDLMTTFGGGKTHSLLAVYHAASGESADKLPGMREVLDNLGVTELPTKVNRAVIVGNDLSVLGRTTDDGTAINTMWGELAWQLGGAEGFAMVARYDAKSAPPPTSDLAALFEKFGPCVILIDEWVAYLRQLWSRDDTTPAGTFDTHMTFVQSLTEAIKAVKNALLVVSLPASDVVRDMHMADAPIANEHEIGGTAGLEALRHLRSVIHRVETAWQPASVEESFEIVRRRIFKPFTSQETASRDLVVSKFLDHYLKHVADLPNEVMRPGYRSSMKAAYPIHPELFDRLYQDWSTLERFQRTRGVLRLMATVVHALWTSGDKSPMILPASIPMDNQKVFEEITNHLDDTWKPIVDADIAGDSSAASTIDNEIKILGRSMAAKRVARCVFLGTAPMANRRSRDGSQATIRGIEQKRVVLGATYPGDNPSHVADALRRLGDQGKYMNRDQDRYWLSLQQTVSQIVQERADAYHEDQVFDELAAVVRAETDKGLFARVHRYPASSIDVEDDPGVGLVIFGPNRAFSKRSKSTAEAAAREFLNKRGTNARIHKNSLVFLAPEVDRVGVMLNAVRNRMAWEYILDNKGSLNLDQHNIKLATSRVTQAQQTVKDAIKEAYRWILVPHQEPGKPEIELEAILMNGDGTLAERVTKKARAGEFVVERFSPSLLRMEINRLNLWNDKSSIPVGTVAGYFSQYVYMPKVVDPKVVIDCVWILDEVLHAEIDGFAYADAYEHGRYVGLTLKKPTDVRPGGLIVDPKVAREQIDADAAAAKAAEEGGSGAASGSTTGTGTDGAERGGPVKITPSGKPTTRGGGGVTTAPKVPTRFHATKELTSARVVRDVSGIYEEIISHFVSAGVDVQVTLDIESDQLDRLTNDQRAAIRENLKTLGFGDDGWSMD
- a CDS encoding DUF6308 family protein, translated to MDASWAKVSAKALLRDANPLVRGGLYDDADALYRHFHRARPTGVNHAKIRKCLYLMRPGLIPVLDSRLLRLYGEPARAAARDLTGTYRRTYWAAIRNDLLRNGDAWDLLRAGMRCVDPDGGIVAEAADGLSDLRLLDILAWRMAATHHPDGPGQSKSA
- a CDS encoding DUF429 domain-containing protein, whose amino-acid sequence is MLTLGVDLAAANMRTAMAAVEWLPDRAIVRDLVLDVSDARIVEASEHADKVGLDCPLGWPEPFVALVQAHRFGHVTDTDADGAQWRRHLAYRLTDEVVREETSIIPLSVAADRIAHAAFRCVGLLAMLAAAGHNVDRCGGGRIVEVYPAAALCRWGLAYRGYKGRGQNVQHADLVTALREAAPWLELGAFEGLCRRSHDAFDSVIAALNARAAAIGKAVQPSDEQRTVARVEGWIALPTGPLSDLIDGAEGMSGGD